GCTCGCATCGCGGGTGGAACCGACAGCCGTCGGGCGGGTCGGTCGCCGACGGGAGTTTGCCGCCGATGGAGCGGGCGCCGCCCGTCCCCCGCCCCGGGAGACAGTCGAGGAGGGCGCGGGTGTAGGGGTGGGAGGGCCGCTCGAACACGTCGAAGACGCCGCCGCGTTCCATCACCTTGCCCGCGTACATGACGACGACGCGGTCGGCCACCTCGGCGACGACGCCGAGGTCGTGGGTGATGAGCAGGATGCTCATGTCGAACTCGGCCTGCAGTTCCGACAGGAGGCCGAGAATCTGGTTCTGGATGGTCACGTCGAGCGCCGTCGTCGGTTCGTCGGCGATCAGGAGGTCGGGATTGGTGGCGAGCGCCATCGCCAGCGCCACCCGCTGTTTCATGCCGCCGGAGAACTCGTGGGGGTAGTCGTCGAACCGGCGGGTCGCCTCCGGGATGCCGACCCGATCCAGCAGGTCGATACCGCGCTCCCGCGCCTCGGCCCGTTTCACGTCCTGGTGGAGTTGGATCGCCTCGACGATCTGCCACCCGACGGTGTAGACCGGGTTGAGCGCCCCCTGCGGGTTCTGGAAGACGTGGGCGATGCGGTCGCCGCGGAGCTTTCGGAGTTCGTCCTCGTCGAGCGTCGTCAGATCGCGGCCGTCGAAGACGATTTC
This window of the Haloplanus rubicundus genome carries:
- a CDS encoding ABC transporter ATP-binding protein — its product is MTEPLLSIRDLRTVFHTDEGLVRAVDGVSFDVGRGETVCLVGESGSGKTVTGESITRLIRIPPGEIAGGEIVFDGRDLTTLDEDELRKLRGDRIAHVFQNPQGALNPVYTVGWQIVEAIQLHQDVKRAEARERGIDLLDRVGIPEATRRFDDYPHEFSGGMKQRVALAMALATNPDLLIADEPTTALDVTIQNQILGLLSELQAEFDMSILLITHDLGVVAEVADRVVVMYAGKVMERGGVFDVFERPSHPYTRALLDCLPGRGTGGARSIGGKLPSATDPPDGCRFHPRCEHAVDACRAGEQPPVYPVDGDDDHVVSCVHYEPGGDPSVVRGEEAVPTDGGRPVEDDTEEDDR